A single window of Candidatus Angelobacter sp. DNA harbors:
- a CDS encoding response regulator — MSQDGDVHEDDLSDSSILLVEDNEEDILLLKRAFRNAHIANPLNVVKDGEQAIQYLTGSAACANGGRRPVPLLILLDLRLPRLSGFEVLEWIRERSELARVIVVVLTNSDHVPDVSKAHALGANSYLVKPGTFDELVAMVKRIRGRWLLLGRAPEGPVPTGASPRS, encoded by the coding sequence ATGTCTCAAGACGGTGATGTTCACGAAGACGACCTGTCGGACTCCAGCATTCTGCTGGTGGAAGACAACGAGGAAGACATCCTCCTCTTGAAGCGTGCATTCCGAAACGCGCACATCGCAAATCCCCTGAACGTGGTCAAAGACGGAGAGCAGGCGATCCAATACCTCACCGGCTCGGCCGCATGCGCAAACGGCGGACGCCGCCCGGTTCCCCTTCTGATACTGCTCGACCTCCGGCTGCCAAGGCTCTCCGGTTTTGAGGTGCTCGAGTGGATTCGAGAACGGTCGGAGCTGGCCAGGGTGATCGTCGTCGTGCTGACCAACTCCGATCATGTGCCGGACGTCAGCAAGGCGCACGCGTTGGGCGCCAACTCCTACCTCGTGAAACCCGGGACGTTTGACGAACTCGTGGCAATGGTGAAGCGGATCAGAGGCCGGTGGTTGTTGCTGGGGAGGGCGCCCGAAGGACCCGTTCCAACAGGGGCGAGTCCCCGCTCGTGA